The proteins below come from a single Aptenodytes patagonicus chromosome 2, bAptPat1.pri.cur, whole genome shotgun sequence genomic window:
- the MAFA gene encoding transcription factor MafA yields the protein MASELAMSAELPTSPLAIEYVNDFDLMKFEVKKEPAEAERLCHRLPAGSLSSTPLSTPCSSVPSSPSFCAPSPGGQPAPGPPTTTAASLGSKPQLEELYWMSGYQHHLNPEALNLTPEDAVEALIGAPHHHHHHHQGYEPFRPQPFGGEELPPAAHHHPGHHHHHHHHLRLEDRFSDDQLVSMSVRELNRQLRGFSKEEVIRLKQKRRTLKNRGYAQSCRYKRVQQRHILENEKCQLQSQVEQLKQEVTRLAKERDLYKEKYEKLAGRGFPREPSPSTAPKPAADFFMCPGHLRPRGR from the exons ATGGCCTCGGAGCTGGCCATGAGCGCGGAGCTGCCCACCAGCCCCCTCGCCATCGAATACGTGAACGATTTCGACCTGATGAAGTTCGAGGTGAAGAAGGAACCGGCGGAGGCGGAGCGGCTGTGCCACCGTCTGCCCGCCGGTTCCCTCTCCTCCACCCCGCTCAGCACGCCCTGCTCCTCCGTGCCTTCCTCGCCCAGCTTCTGCGCTCCCAGTCCCGGTGGGCAACCGGCCCCCGGTCCCCCAACTACCACCGCCGCCTCCCTGGGCTCCAAACCgcagctggaggagctgtatTGGATGTCGGGTTACCAGCATCACCTCAATCCCGAAGCTCTCAACCTGACGCCGGAGGACGCGGTGGAGGCGTTGATCGGTGCCCCACACCATCACCATCATCACCATCAAGGTTACGAGCCTTTCCGACCTCAGCCCTTCGGTGGCGAGGAGCTACCGCCGGCCGCCCATCACCATCCCGgccatcaccatcatcatcatcaccacctgCGCTTGGAGGACCGCTTCTCCGACGATCAGTTGGTGAGTATGTCGGTACGGGAGCTGAACCGGCAGCTGCGGGGCTTCAGCAAGGAGGAGGTGATCCGCCTCAAGCAGAAGAGGAGGACCTTGAAGAACCGAGGCTACGCTCAGTCTTGCCGTTACAAGCGGGTCCAGCAACGGCACATCTTGGAGAACGAGAAATGCCAACTCCAGAGCCAGGTGGAGCAGCTCAAGCAGGAGGTGACCCGCTTGGCCAAGGAAAGGGATCTGTACAAAGAAAAATACGAGAAGTTAGCCGGCCGGGGCTTCCCAAGGGAGCCCTCCCCATCCACCGCCCCCAAACCCGCCGCTGACTTCTTCAT gtgcCCCGGACACCTTCGTCCCCGCGGCCGCTGA